The Streptomyces puniciscabiei genome includes a window with the following:
- a CDS encoding ROK family protein: MTGRPAPTPAQPPAVRTNPTAHPMRTAAPGTGSGTPATEHSGTPTTAGTPGTPPAEDAPASPDPGSPDPGSLATLTAARPAVPAHAPGATLAADVGGTWVRWRAGGAVERVPSPSRLRWPGRAVADLRRDMVELLGRAAPPGARAAVSFGAAIDHVTGVVHGSAPLWGAADEPYDLLGALRAYRPDVTWTLVNDVTAALADFAATRARPGTRRVGYLTVSSGIGLRIADLERSVIPVDGWGLQGEVGHLAAACPPELAGLVCECGGHGHLASVAAGPGFVRVAERLGLAGAADVAQWLPGALDAGDPAARRLLGLCVEPVAQLIRTLWCLDPHLDLLGVGGGVVEGLGAHYAAELRGRLATPTSYAARGYSPSWLEDRLVLCGPGDVDALRGAERIGRWAPRIAP; this comes from the coding sequence ATGACCGGACGGCCCGCCCCGACCCCGGCACAGCCACCCGCGGTGCGCACGAACCCGACGGCCCACCCGATGCGGACCGCGGCCCCGGGCACCGGATCCGGCACCCCTGCGACCGAGCACTCCGGCACCCCCACGACCGCCGGGACACCCGGCACCCCGCCGGCCGAAGACGCACCCGCCTCCCCCGACCCGGGCTCCCCCGACCCGGGCTCCCTCGCCACGCTGACCGCCGCACGCCCCGCCGTCCCCGCGCACGCTCCCGGAGCGACCCTCGCCGCTGATGTCGGCGGCACCTGGGTGCGCTGGCGGGCCGGTGGGGCGGTGGAGCGCGTGCCGTCGCCGAGCCGGCTGCGGTGGCCCGGGCGGGCGGTGGCGGACCTGCGCCGGGACATGGTCGAGCTGCTGGGCCGGGCGGCCCCGCCCGGCGCGCGGGCCGCGGTCTCCTTCGGCGCGGCCATCGACCACGTCACCGGCGTCGTCCACGGCTCGGCCCCGCTGTGGGGCGCGGCGGACGAACCGTACGACCTGCTGGGCGCCCTGCGCGCGTACCGGCCCGACGTGACCTGGACCCTCGTCAACGACGTCACCGCCGCCCTCGCCGACTTCGCCGCCACGCGCGCCCGGCCCGGCACCCGGCGCGTCGGCTATCTGACCGTCAGCAGCGGCATCGGGCTCAGGATCGCCGACCTGGAGCGGTCCGTCATCCCGGTGGACGGGTGGGGGCTCCAGGGCGAGGTCGGGCATCTGGCCGCCGCCTGCCCGCCGGAGCTGGCAGGGCTGGTGTGCGAGTGCGGGGGCCACGGCCATCTCGCCTCGGTCGCCGCAGGGCCCGGATTCGTCCGGGTCGCCGAGCGGCTGGGGCTGGCCGGCGCCGCGGACGTGGCCCAGTGGCTGCCGGGCGCCCTCGACGCGGGCGATCCGGCGGCCCGGCGGCTGCTCGGCCTGTGCGTCGAGCCGGTCGCCCAGCTGATCCGCACCCTGTGGTGTCTCGACCCGCACCTCGATCTGCTCGGCGTGGGCGGCGGGGTGGTCGAGGGGCTGGGCGCGCACTACGCCGCCGAACTGCGCGGCCGGCTGGCCACCCCCACCTCGTACGCCGCCCGCGGCTACAGCCCGTCCTGGCTCGAGGACCGGCTGGTGCTGTGCGGTCCCGGCGACGTGGACGCGCTGCGCGGCGCGGAACGCATCGGCCGCTGGGCACCGAGGATCGCGCCGTGA
- a CDS encoding SDR family NAD(P)-dependent oxidoreductase, whose amino-acid sequence MSAPVREPATAVVIGGSTGIGRGVADAWAAQGIETHVFSRTRPTGAGADLLAWHRLDLRDGDRAQASLRSGTPPRVDLVCYSAVYFTSRREPFTEVRESDWLDQFAVNVHGLAWTLKATLPALRAARPGLFLHISSEVVYNAGPHRSGYAATKAAADSLIRSVTQETDPAEVTFVQALPAGMVDTPGIRARRPADFDYGAYMTPGHFAPLAAELARTRGVPYAGEALVVREDRSWTPVHAGVPVSQSRPLAGTRA is encoded by the coding sequence GTGAGCGCCCCGGTGCGGGAGCCCGCCACCGCGGTCGTGATCGGCGGGTCCACCGGCATCGGCCGGGGCGTCGCCGACGCCTGGGCCGCCCAGGGCATCGAGACCCACGTCTTCAGCCGCACCCGCCCCACCGGCGCCGGCGCCGACCTGCTCGCCTGGCACCGGCTCGACCTGCGCGACGGCGACCGGGCCCAGGCCTCTCTGCGCTCCGGTACGCCGCCCCGGGTCGACCTGGTCTGCTACTCGGCCGTCTACTTCACCTCCCGGCGCGAGCCCTTCACCGAGGTCCGCGAGAGCGACTGGCTCGACCAGTTCGCCGTCAACGTGCACGGCCTGGCCTGGACCCTGAAGGCCACCCTGCCCGCCCTGCGCGCGGCCCGCCCCGGACTGTTCCTGCACATCTCCTCCGAGGTCGTCTACAACGCGGGCCCCCACCGGTCCGGTTACGCCGCCACCAAGGCCGCCGCCGACTCGCTGATCCGCTCCGTCACCCAGGAGACCGACCCGGCCGAGGTGACGTTCGTCCAGGCGCTGCCCGCCGGGATGGTCGACACCCCCGGCATCCGCGCCCGCCGCCCTGCGGACTTCGACTACGGCGCCTACATGACACCGGGCCACTTCGCGCCCCTCGCGGCCGAACTCGCCCGCACGCGGGGGGTGCCGTACGCCGGTGAGGCGCTGGTCGTGCGCGAGGACCGCAGCTGGACGCCCGTCCACGCCGGGGTCCCCGTGTCCCAGTCCCGCCCCCTCGCGGGCACCCGCGCCTGA
- a CDS encoding HAD-IA family hydrolase, with product MPLLQAHTLLFDMDGTLVDSTALVESTWAGFSERHGLDLPAVLAFAHGRPTRETVHRFVPDAALAAAETRRLVAHEESETTGITAIPGAPELLAALPSGSWAVVTSASRRLAEVRLGAAGLPVPPVLVSADDITRGKPDPEGYLHAAGLLGRAPRETVVFEDSPAGIRAGLASGARTVVIGTCAAHDHEAERHADFRGFHVTTDPTTCAVTLSTPEPVNDGGLVRR from the coding sequence TTGCCGCTGCTTCAGGCGCACACACTGCTGTTCGACATGGACGGAACGCTGGTGGACTCCACCGCCCTGGTCGAGTCCACCTGGGCGGGCTTCAGCGAGCGGCACGGCCTGGACCTCCCCGCGGTCCTCGCCTTCGCCCACGGCCGTCCCACCCGGGAGACCGTGCACCGCTTCGTCCCCGACGCCGCCCTGGCAGCGGCCGAGACCCGCCGACTGGTCGCGCACGAGGAGTCGGAGACCACCGGCATCACCGCGATCCCCGGCGCCCCCGAACTCCTCGCCGCCCTGCCGTCCGGCTCATGGGCGGTGGTCACCTCCGCGAGCCGCCGGCTGGCCGAGGTCCGGCTCGGCGCCGCCGGCCTGCCCGTGCCCCCGGTCCTGGTCAGCGCGGACGACATCACCCGCGGCAAGCCCGACCCCGAGGGCTACCTCCACGCCGCCGGCCTGCTCGGCCGGGCCCCGCGCGAGACGGTCGTCTTCGAGGACTCCCCCGCCGGCATCCGCGCCGGCCTGGCCTCCGGTGCCCGCACGGTGGTCATCGGCACCTGTGCCGCCCACGACCACGAGGCCGAGCGCCACGCCGACTTCCGGGGCTTCCACGTCACCACCGACCCGACCACCTGCGCGGTCACCCTGTCCACACCGGAGCCGGTGAACGACGGCGGGCTGGTACGGCGATGA